From one Gemmobacter sp. genomic stretch:
- a CDS encoding RSP_2648 family PIN domain-containing protein, with the protein MLDACVLFPTVLRELLMGAARAGLYRPLWTPRILEEWARAVRKLGPGAETVARGDIALLRAGFPRAEMPEAPHVAARLHLPDENDLHVLAAAIAAGADGIVTLNAADFPRGTLAAEGLDRRDPDGLLWDFASHRPEAMAQVAEAVRARAEAISGQPQPLKPLLKRARLNRLARLLA; encoded by the coding sequence ATGCTGGATGCCTGCGTGCTGTTCCCCACCGTCTTGCGGGAATTGCTGATGGGTGCGGCGCGGGCCGGGCTTTACCGCCCGCTATGGACGCCCCGCATCCTGGAGGAATGGGCCCGCGCTGTGCGCAAGCTGGGTCCGGGGGCGGAAACGGTGGCGCGGGGCGACATCGCCCTGCTGCGCGCGGGCTTTCCCCGTGCCGAGATGCCCGAGGCCCCGCATGTCGCCGCCCGTCTGCATCTGCCCGACGAAAATGACCTGCACGTCCTGGCCGCCGCGATCGCCGCGGGCGCCGATGGCATCGTCACGCTGAACGCGGCCGATTTCCCGCGCGGCACCCTGGCGGCCGAGGGGCTGGACCGCCGCGATCCCGACGGGCTGCTGTGGGATTTCGCCTCGCACCGGCCCGAGGCGATGGCGCAGGTGGCCGAGGCGGTGCGCGCCCGGGCCGAGGCGATCTCGGGCCAGCCGCAGCCGCTGAAGCCGCTGCTGAAACGGGCCCGGCTGAACCGGCTGGCGCGGCTGCTGGCCTGA
- a CDS encoding YicC/YloC family endoribonuclease, giving the protein MPSPVSMTAFATTRGQGGGLSGCCSWVWDVRSVNGKGLDLRLRLPDGIEGLEAAVRADLTRRLTRGNVTVGLRLTRTSGGEGLRVNPALLASALTALAEVQGAAAAAGVALAQPSAAEVLAMRGVTETASGEDTDTSALLAALMADFATTLAAFETMRRAEGRALAAILTDQIDRIAAFAADARAAADARRPRAAEALREALARVADAVDADPARIAQELALLAVKADVTEELDRLDAHVAAARALLAQGGPVGRKFDFLAQEFNREANTLCSKAGDIALTRIGLDLKHLIDQMREQVQNLE; this is encoded by the coding sequence ATGCCCTCGCCCGTTTCGATGACCGCATTCGCCACCACCCGCGGGCAGGGGGGCGGCCTGTCGGGCTGCTGTTCCTGGGTCTGGGATGTGCGGTCGGTGAACGGCAAGGGGCTGGATCTGCGCTTGCGCCTGCCCGATGGCATCGAAGGGCTGGAGGCGGCGGTGCGCGCCGACCTGACCCGCCGCCTGACGCGCGGCAATGTCACCGTGGGGCTGCGCCTGACACGCACCTCGGGGGGCGAAGGGTTGCGGGTCAATCCGGCGCTGCTGGCCTCGGCCCTGACGGCCCTGGCCGAGGTGCAGGGCGCGGCGGCGGCGGCGGGCGTCGCGCTGGCCCAGCCTTCGGCGGCCGAGGTGCTGGCCATGCGCGGCGTCACCGAAACCGCCAGCGGCGAGGACACCGATACATCGGCCCTGCTGGCCGCGCTGATGGCCGATTTCGCCACCACCCTTGCCGCCTTTGAGACCATGCGCCGCGCCGAAGGCCGCGCGCTGGCCGCCATCCTGACCGACCAGATCGACCGTATCGCCGCCTTTGCCGCCGATGCCCGCGCCGCCGCCGATGCCCGCCGCCCCCGCGCGGCCGAGGCGCTGCGCGAGGCGCTGGCCCGCGTCGCCGATGCGGTGGATGCCGACCCCGCCCGCATCGCGCAGGAACTGGCGCTGCTGGCCGTCAAGGCCGACGTGACCGAGGAACTGGACCGGCTGGACGCCCATGTCGCCGCCGCCCGCGCGCTGCTGGCGCAAGGCGGGCCGGTCGGGCGCAAGTTCGATTTTCTGGCCCAGGAATTCAACCGCGAGGCCAATACGCTTTGCTCGAAGGCCGGCGACATCGCGCTGACCCGGATCGGGCTCGACCTCAAACACCTGATCGACCAGATGCGCGAGCAGGTCCAGAACCTGGAGTGA
- the gmk gene encoding guanylate kinase, with amino-acid sequence MPRRGLLLILSSPSGAGKSTLARRLMDWDPSLRFSVSATTRKPRPGEQDGVHYHFHSHDSFRDLADSGHMLEHAEVFGNFYGSPRAPVEQAMRDGRDTLFDVDWQGGQQIRNSALGADAVSVFILPPSIAELDARLRGRGQDSDAVIAGRMAKSQAEISHWAEYDYVLINRDIDAAAEELITIIRAERLRRARQPDLVGFVRELDREFHHRT; translated from the coding sequence ATGCCCCGGCGCGGTCTTCTGCTGATCCTCTCCTCGCCGTCGGGCGCAGGCAAATCCACCCTTGCGCGCCGGCTGATGGACTGGGATCCCAGCTTGCGGTTTTCCGTATCGGCCACCACGCGCAAGCCGCGGCCTGGTGAACAGGACGGCGTGCATTACCATTTCCACAGCCACGACAGCTTTCGCGATCTGGCGGACAGCGGGCACATGCTGGAACATGCCGAGGTGTTCGGCAATTTCTACGGCAGCCCCCGCGCGCCGGTGGAACAGGCCATGCGCGATGGCCGCGATACCCTGTTCGACGTGGACTGGCAGGGCGGCCAGCAGATCCGCAATTCGGCGCTGGGGGCGGATGCGGTCTCGGTCTTCATCCTGCCGCCGTCCATCGCGGAACTCGACGCCCGCCTGCGTGGCCGCGGCCAGGACAGCGATGCGGTGATCGCGGGGCGCATGGCGAAAAGCCAGGCCGAGATCAGCCATTGGGCCGAATACGATTACGTCCTGATCAACCGCGACATCGACGCCGCGGCCGAGGAGCTGATCACCATCATCCGCGCCGAACGCCTGCGCCGCGCCCGCCAGCCCGACCTGGTCGGCTTCGTGCGCGAGCTTGACCGCGAATTCCACCACCGGACCTAG